Proteins co-encoded in one Timaviella obliquedivisa GSE-PSE-MK23-08B genomic window:
- a CDS encoding polysaccharide export protein, giving the protein MAFEYQRSVLVFETSDFKGLRWALRPLALAAVVWVTTLSATPGQAQTPVAPPPPPVPSVSPTVPPTLAPSATPATPRPVTPLTPSRLSVPRTQVPTTGYQEEEYRLGPGDQIGLDIFDVPELSGAQGQYVVLIDGSVNLPWVGKIRLQGLTLSAASDQLENAYAPFIRNPLITVNLLTARTLRVNVVGAVKRPGSYIISPQGQTNQILVSNTSVAGGGAASQWPTVTQALQQAGGITQLANLREVQVNRPQPDGSQQTIKVNLWELLRSGQIQQDVALRDRDTLVVPQSAFLSPEEALLNGSSSFAPATILVNVVGEVKAPGTVEVAPNTSLNQALLTAGGFESSRARRKDVILVRLNPDGTAVRRTIPIDLTAGINEETNPSLREFDTIVVGRSGIAQTGDTLDNFFRPLGNIFGIFNVFDIFNND; this is encoded by the coding sequence ATGGCGTTTGAGTATCAAAGGTCGGTTTTGGTCTTTGAGACTTCTGATTTTAAGGGGTTACGGTGGGCACTTCGACCCCTGGCGTTAGCGGCTGTTGTATGGGTAACTACCCTCAGTGCAACTCCTGGGCAAGCGCAAACTCCTGTTGCACCTCCTCCTCCTCCTGTGCCTTCAGTGTCTCCAACTGTCCCACCTACTTTAGCCCCATCAGCAACTCCAGCAACACCTCGTCCGGTAACGCCATTAACTCCCAGCCGTTTGAGTGTACCGCGCACCCAAGTTCCTACGACAGGCTATCAAGAGGAAGAATATCGACTGGGACCGGGTGACCAAATCGGGTTAGACATCTTTGATGTCCCAGAACTAAGTGGTGCGCAGGGTCAGTACGTAGTGCTGATCGACGGCTCTGTTAACTTACCGTGGGTGGGTAAGATTAGGCTGCAAGGGTTGACACTATCAGCGGCTTCCGACCAATTGGAGAATGCCTACGCACCTTTCATTCGTAATCCTTTAATTACTGTCAATCTTTTGACCGCCCGGACGCTCCGGGTTAACGTAGTTGGGGCAGTGAAGCGTCCAGGGTCTTACATCATTAGCCCTCAAGGGCAGACAAACCAAATTTTGGTGAGTAATACGTCAGTGGCAGGGGGCGGTGCTGCCAGCCAATGGCCGACGGTTACCCAGGCACTTCAGCAGGCAGGAGGCATTACCCAACTAGCTAATCTCCGCGAAGTGCAGGTCAACCGTCCTCAGCCCGATGGTTCTCAGCAAACAATTAAGGTTAACCTTTGGGAATTACTGCGATCGGGACAAATTCAGCAAGATGTTGCCTTGCGCGATCGCGACACTTTGGTGGTGCCCCAATCTGCCTTCCTCAGCCCTGAAGAAGCCCTACTTAATGGTTCTTCTAGCTTCGCCCCTGCGACTATTCTGGTCAATGTGGTTGGAGAAGTCAAAGCTCCAGGTACGGTTGAAGTTGCGCCTAACACTTCTTTAAACCAAGCCTTGCTGACAGCGGGTGGCTTTGAGAGCAGCAGAGCTCGAAGGAAAGATGTCATTCTGGTTCGTCTCAACCCTGATGGCACAGCAGTTCGGCGAACGATTCCGATTGATTTGACTGCGGGTATTAATGAAGAAACAAATCCCTCACTGCGAGAGTTTGACACAATCGTGGTAGGGCGATCGGGGATAGCCCAGACAGGCGATACGCTCGACAATTTCTTTAGACCGTTGGGGAACATCTTTGGCATCTTCAATGTCTTTGACATCTTCAATAATGATTAG
- a CDS encoding polysaccharide biosynthesis tyrosine autokinase, with protein METEQTSQSLAPVIRARPPLMPPSPDMDDDDNLPNRGINLRSLGRTLQRQALLIAGVTTAITVAAAWQAMRIPDVYQGSFQILVEPVSNEARTSDPSNLTRNASGGVPDRDNFSVDYPTQLEILQSPTRLNQIVQETQTQFPEFTYENLTAGLEVERLAPEDSPDPTKIIKVTFEGSDEALVQKVLKVTAARYLQYSLEERKTRSGEGIKFIDDQLPEVKQRVNNLQNDLQNLQQQYELVDPATQGGQLSTRINDITTQQLETQRELGEQRVLYANLQRQLQLSPNEAIAASALSEDPTYQASKASLQEVQTQIATELARFNEEAPLIQSLRERERNILALMTEQAQTVVGQNLQGSTGNSQVSAFQNSVRIGLIGQLVTAGNQIQILEARNQAVNQSKGTFEARLQRFPAVARRYSDLVRELDISTQTLNRLQTQQESLRVETAQTEVPWELISEPLVPRDKDGNPVPLPSKASRWVLGGVALGLLLGSLLALLLEKYRNVFYSVEDIQESIQLPLVGIIPFSRGAKQALDFPSAFGSVDDVAVGDSRLGTALFREAFSDLYSNIRLSQPPIRSLMVASPEAGDGKTTIAVYLAQTAAGAGQRVLLVDTNMRQPQVHNRLDVPNTGGLSGALARGFNVEEFIQQSPLDDNLYVLTAGPAVPGSARLLGSDQMKQLMEKFQQQYDLVIYDTPHLYGLTDASFLTTQVDEILMVIAANRTNRTSVERVLSKLMTLRLSSISMVTNYLREHNSPTAQNRSSSAFGRR; from the coding sequence ATGGAGACAGAGCAGACATCTCAAAGCTTGGCACCCGTCATCAGGGCTAGACCCCCGTTGATGCCGCCATCACCAGACATGGATGATGATGATAATCTTCCAAATCGAGGGATAAACCTGCGATCGCTGGGCAGAACCTTACAGCGTCAGGCGCTTTTGATTGCAGGGGTCACCACTGCTATTACCGTTGCGGCAGCTTGGCAAGCTATGCGCATCCCCGACGTTTATCAAGGCAGCTTCCAAATTTTGGTGGAGCCGGTTTCTAATGAGGCAAGGACATCTGATCCTTCTAACTTAACTCGCAATGCTTCGGGTGGGGTTCCTGATCGAGATAATTTCTCGGTAGATTATCCTACCCAGCTTGAGATTTTGCAGAGTCCCACCCGACTCAACCAAATTGTGCAAGAAACTCAAACTCAGTTTCCTGAGTTTACTTACGAAAATCTAACAGCAGGATTGGAGGTAGAACGGCTGGCACCTGAGGACAGCCCAGATCCGACCAAAATTATCAAAGTGACTTTTGAAGGGAGTGATGAAGCGCTAGTTCAGAAGGTCTTGAAGGTGACTGCTGCTCGTTATCTCCAATACAGTTTGGAAGAACGTAAAACCCGTTCAGGGGAAGGAATTAAGTTCATTGATGACCAGCTGCCTGAAGTCAAGCAACGGGTCAACAATCTGCAAAATGATTTGCAAAACTTGCAGCAGCAATACGAACTTGTTGATCCGGCGACGCAAGGGGGCCAGTTGTCCACTCGGATTAATGACATCACCACTCAGCAGTTAGAAACTCAGCGAGAACTAGGGGAGCAGCGGGTTCTCTACGCCAACTTGCAGCGACAGTTGCAGCTATCTCCCAATGAGGCGATCGCTGCCTCTGCATTGAGTGAAGACCCAACTTACCAAGCCTCCAAAGCGTCTCTCCAAGAAGTTCAAACCCAAATTGCTACTGAGCTTGCTCGTTTTAATGAAGAAGCACCCTTAATTCAGTCTTTACGAGAACGCGAAAGGAATATCTTGGCGCTGATGACAGAGCAAGCCCAAACCGTAGTTGGACAAAACCTTCAAGGCAGCACAGGTAACTCTCAGGTTTCAGCTTTCCAAAACTCAGTCCGTATTGGACTCATTGGGCAACTGGTAACAGCAGGTAACCAGATCCAAATCTTAGAAGCACGCAACCAAGCGGTGAACCAGTCTAAAGGCACATTTGAAGCTCGTCTTCAGCGGTTCCCCGCGGTCGCTCGCCGCTACAGCGATTTAGTCCGTGAGCTCGATATTTCTACCCAAACCCTCAATCGTCTTCAAACTCAGCAAGAATCTCTGCGCGTTGAAACGGCTCAAACCGAAGTACCCTGGGAACTCATCTCTGAACCCCTTGTCCCGCGCGATAAAGACGGCAACCCCGTTCCACTTCCTTCCAAAGCCTCCCGCTGGGTCTTGGGTGGTGTTGCGTTAGGCTTGCTCCTAGGTTCTCTGCTGGCACTGCTTCTAGAAAAATATCGTAATGTTTTCTACTCTGTTGAAGATATTCAGGAGAGCATTCAGTTGCCGCTGGTTGGGATTATTCCCTTTTCTAGAGGCGCAAAGCAGGCGCTTGATTTTCCCTCAGCTTTCGGCTCGGTTGATGATGTAGCTGTAGGTGATAGCCGTTTAGGTACCGCTCTCTTCCGGGAAGCCTTTAGCGACCTTTACTCTAACATTCGCCTCTCTCAGCCACCCATTCGTTCCTTGATGGTGGCTTCTCCTGAGGCAGGTGATGGCAAAACCACAATTGCAGTTTACCTGGCGCAAACTGCCGCTGGAGCAGGACAGAGAGTTCTGCTAGTAGACACTAATATGCGCCAACCCCAAGTTCATAACCGTCTAGATGTGCCCAATACGGGTGGCTTAAGCGGAGCATTGGCTCGGGGCTTTAATGTCGAAGAGTTTATTCAACAATCGCCTCTTGATGACAACCTCTATGTTCTTACAGCAGGTCCAGCAGTACCAGGTTCGGCACGGCTGCTTGGCTCCGACCAAATGAAGCAACTAATGGAGAAGTTTCAGCAGCAGTACGACTTAGTCATTTATGATACGCCTCACCTTTACGGCTTAACGGATGCTAGTTTCCTGACAACCCAAGTAGACGAAATCTTGATGGTAATTGCCGCTAACCGCACGAACCGGACCTCAGTTGAACGGGTACTGAGTAAGCTAATGACCTTACGCCTATCTAGCATCAGCATGGTCACTAATTACCTTCGAGAGCATAATAGTCCAACGGCTCAAAACCGTAGCAGTTCGGCGTTCGGTCGTCGGTAG
- a CDS encoding metallophosphoesterase, which translates to MHKILAGSLAVERLTIEIAGLPESLEGTRVVQLSDLHYDGLRLSDELLAEAIATSNQAKPDLVVLTGDYITDSTAPMEALARSLQQLQSQLGIYAILGNHDHYRPGFKATVTNALTQVSIHVLWNQIAYPWGTQFPLVGLADFWSREFDPASVFPKIPASVPRLVLSHNPDSAVPLQAWRVDLQLSGHTHGGQIVIPGLGPIVRWLELGRTHIAPLLHPWLPFSQGKSNRIVRHWEWSEGLHAVGTNTLYVNRGLGTYAPGRLFCPPEVTIITLIAKPIRHRNKPSAISLTTG; encoded by the coding sequence ATGCACAAGATTTTGGCAGGGTCATTGGCTGTTGAAAGACTAACGATTGAAATTGCTGGATTACCCGAATCTTTAGAGGGAACCAGGGTCGTGCAACTCTCGGATTTGCACTATGACGGACTCAGGCTCTCTGACGAACTGTTGGCAGAGGCGATCGCCACTAGTAACCAAGCCAAGCCTGACCTAGTTGTGTTAACGGGTGACTACATTACCGATTCCACAGCACCTATGGAAGCATTGGCGCGATCGCTTCAGCAGCTTCAAAGCCAACTGGGTATCTATGCCATATTAGGGAATCATGACCACTATCGACCTGGCTTTAAAGCGACGGTGACTAACGCCTTAACTCAGGTCAGTATTCATGTTCTCTGGAATCAAATCGCCTATCCTTGGGGGACACAATTTCCTCTAGTGGGCTTAGCAGACTTTTGGTCACGCGAATTTGACCCTGCCTCTGTTTTTCCCAAAATTCCCGCCTCCGTTCCCCGGCTTGTTCTTTCTCACAATCCTGACAGCGCCGTGCCGCTACAAGCTTGGCGAGTCGATTTACAACTTTCTGGGCATACCCACGGCGGACAAATTGTTATTCCAGGGCTAGGACCAATAGTCAGATGGCTAGAGCTAGGTAGAACTCACATAGCTCCCTTACTCCACCCGTGGCTACCATTTTCACAAGGCAAAAGCAACCGTATTGTGCGTCATTGGGAATGGTCAGAAGGTCTGCACGCAGTGGGCACAAACACCCTTTATGTCAATAGAGGACTAGGCACATATGCACCTGGGCGGCTATTTTGCCCCCCCGAAGTAACCATCATCACCTTAATTGCCAAACCTATCCGTCACCGCAATAAGCCCTCCGCCATAAGCTTAACGACAGGTTAA
- a CDS encoding peptidylprolyl isomerase: MAVVLQIDNRSITAEEVLPLLAGYQMMPRLVQEILIDQAIAPIECTPEENAQATEYFQTQNEITSEDDRQAWLGRYGMTSQQLDSLATRDLRIDKFKQKVWGPKVESYFLSRKNQLDKVIYSLIRTQDVGIAQEIYFRVLEGEQTFAELARTYSQGPEAQTDGLIGPVELSVPHPVLAQLLSLSQPGQISAPTRVGEWLVLVRLEKFIPAQLDDPMRRRLLDECFNTWLQEQLSKLQPLATHTLAPSVS; encoded by the coding sequence ATGGCTGTAGTTTTGCAAATTGATAATCGTTCAATCACGGCTGAAGAAGTCTTGCCTTTGCTGGCAGGTTATCAAATGATGCCGCGATTGGTGCAGGAAATCTTAATTGACCAGGCGATCGCGCCTATTGAATGTACTCCTGAAGAAAATGCCCAGGCAACAGAATATTTCCAGACCCAAAATGAAATTACCTCAGAAGACGATCGCCAAGCTTGGTTAGGGCGATATGGTATGACTTCGCAACAGCTTGACTCCCTCGCCACACGGGATTTGCGAATTGACAAATTTAAACAAAAAGTTTGGGGACCGAAAGTCGAGTCTTACTTCCTCAGCCGTAAAAACCAGTTGGATAAAGTGATTTATTCGCTGATTCGCACTCAAGATGTAGGCATTGCCCAGGAAATTTATTTTCGGGTACTAGAAGGTGAACAAACCTTTGCCGAACTCGCACGCACTTATTCTCAGGGCCCGGAGGCACAAACCGATGGGTTAATTGGTCCGGTAGAACTAAGTGTGCCTCACCCTGTGTTGGCGCAATTATTGTCTCTGAGTCAGCCGGGTCAAATCAGTGCGCCGACTAGGGTTGGTGAGTGGCTAGTTTTGGTTCGTCTGGAGAAATTCATTCCGGCACAACTTGATGATCCAATGCGTCGTCGCTTACTTGATGAATGTTTTAACACTTGGCTTCAAGAACAACTCTCAAAGCTTCAGCCCCTAGCTACTCATACTCTCGCCCCCAGCGTCTCATGA
- a CDS encoding peptidase domain-containing ABC transporter, whose protein sequence is MTYTKSSVQDFLVTVPPFDQLSSTALDFLTERMQMLRYRMGQAVLVRDKMPAQVSVLFQGHVRSLAYDPRTQRPVTLGILKPGDILGWVGLVRGVACETAIASTETICLTLSAADFMLLLEREPELAIAFRKQCPLIEVFDLLGAELHRQANGDANLKELAFQAETEAVVCNIPPGKIPVHQLEAERIWLVSGGGKVNDLPVSSRIDTASGADLEVTGDRAARLIGFPVSMTEKIDTEESLDEAQAVHAEVVDVDIPYAPDRPPEPDPAYGRNFNDSKIPQRYPHIRGRGQLDSATACIQMLCLHLNTPFRKDVIRRVLVNQQERSGEISLELCGAVSEMLGLHAQLVTVPANAVGRLEAPAMVMWQENVALLYEASEKELVIGVPELGIIRRKPSEFASTWGDRGEVLLIKPTSQTPQKRFSLEWFLPAVQKHRKVLFEVFVASFFVQLFALANPLMVQVIIDKVIVQNSADTLNVLGIFLIGLAIAEAILTTLRTYLFVDTTNRIDMTLGSEIIDHLLRLPLRYFEKRPVGELATRINELENIRSFLTGTALTVVLDAIFSVIYIVVMLFYSWLLTLVALATVPLFILLAVVASPLIRNQLRVKAERNAETQSYLVEVVSGIQTVKAQNMELRARWQWQQRYGRYVSAGFKTVLTSTTAGSASNFLNQLSGLLVLWVGASLVLDQQMSLGQLIAFRIISGYVTSPLLRLAQLWQNFQEVGLSIERLSDIVDAAPEANELDRQNIPMPPIVGNVRFDDVLFRFGTSGPWQLNGVSLDFAAGSFVGIVGQSGSGKSTMMKLLPRLYDLESGRIVIDGYDIAKVELYSLRQQVGIVPQDTLLFDGSVQENIALTCPNASSDEIIKAAKAAAAHEFIMELPNGYNTRVGERGSALSGGQRQRIAIARTVLQNPNLLILDEATSALDYDSERQVCLNLAEVFADRTVFFITHRLSTIKNADVILLMDKGSAVEMGTHDELMALKGRYFCLYQQQESEM, encoded by the coding sequence ATGACTTACACAAAATCTAGTGTCCAAGATTTTTTGGTGACTGTTCCCCCTTTCGACCAACTCTCTTCGACAGCCCTCGACTTTTTGACTGAGCGAATGCAAATGCTGCGCTATCGCATGGGGCAGGCGGTGCTAGTTCGGGACAAAATGCCTGCGCAAGTGTCGGTTCTATTTCAAGGGCATGTGCGATCGCTTGCCTACGATCCTCGGACACAGCGCCCCGTCACTTTGGGCATTTTGAAGCCGGGAGACATTTTGGGCTGGGTAGGCTTAGTGAGAGGTGTGGCATGTGAAACGGCGATCGCTTCTACAGAAACGATTTGTCTCACCCTTTCTGCTGCTGACTTCATGCTGTTGTTAGAACGAGAGCCTGAACTAGCGATCGCCTTTCGTAAACAGTGTCCGCTGATTGAAGTTTTTGATTTACTCGGTGCAGAGCTACATCGGCAAGCAAACGGAGATGCCAACCTGAAAGAACTGGCATTTCAAGCAGAAACCGAAGCCGTAGTTTGCAACATTCCCCCTGGCAAAATTCCTGTCCATCAGCTAGAGGCTGAGCGAATTTGGCTAGTGAGTGGCGGCGGCAAGGTGAACGACTTACCCGTTAGCAGTCGGATCGACACTGCCAGTGGCGCTGACCTAGAAGTGACGGGCGATCGGGCTGCCCGGCTGATTGGTTTTCCGGTGTCGATGACCGAGAAAATTGATACTGAGGAGTCCCTGGATGAGGCACAAGCCGTCCATGCTGAAGTTGTAGATGTTGACATTCCCTACGCTCCCGATCGCCCACCAGAGCCAGATCCAGCGTATGGCAGAAATTTCAACGATTCTAAAATTCCTCAAAGGTATCCCCACATTCGGGGGCGAGGGCAGTTAGATTCGGCAACGGCTTGTATTCAAATGCTTTGCCTACACCTCAATACGCCTTTCCGCAAAGACGTGATTCGGCGCGTGTTAGTCAATCAGCAAGAGCGCAGCGGCGAAATTTCCCTAGAGCTTTGTGGCGCAGTTTCTGAAATGTTGGGTCTGCACGCTCAGTTAGTTACTGTTCCCGCCAATGCCGTCGGTCGCTTAGAAGCGCCTGCCATGGTGATGTGGCAAGAAAATGTGGCGCTGTTGTATGAAGCCAGCGAGAAAGAACTGGTCATTGGTGTTCCCGAACTGGGCATCATTCGGCGCAAACCTTCTGAGTTCGCCTCGACCTGGGGCGATCGCGGCGAGGTTTTGCTGATTAAGCCAACCTCTCAAACGCCCCAAAAGCGCTTCAGCCTAGAGTGGTTTTTGCCTGCTGTGCAGAAACATCGGAAGGTGCTGTTTGAGGTATTTGTTGCTTCGTTTTTTGTGCAGCTTTTTGCCCTCGCCAATCCCCTCATGGTGCAGGTGATCATTGATAAGGTGATCGTTCAAAACAGTGCCGACACGCTGAATGTGTTGGGGATCTTCTTAATTGGACTGGCGATCGCCGAAGCTATTCTCACCACTTTGCGAACCTACCTGTTTGTAGACACCACCAACCGTATCGACATGACGCTGGGGTCAGAAATTATTGACCATCTGCTGCGTCTGCCTCTCCGCTACTTTGAAAAGCGCCCTGTGGGTGAACTGGCAACCCGAATTAACGAACTCGAAAACATTCGGAGTTTCTTGACGGGTACTGCTCTCACTGTAGTCCTGGATGCGATCTTCTCTGTGATCTACATCGTGGTCATGCTGTTCTATAGCTGGCTGCTGACGCTAGTGGCGTTGGCGACCGTGCCACTGTTTATTCTGCTAGCAGTCGTTGCTTCACCCCTAATTCGGAACCAACTCCGGGTCAAAGCCGAGCGCAACGCCGAAACCCAGTCTTACCTGGTAGAAGTTGTCTCTGGCATTCAGACTGTCAAAGCTCAAAACATGGAACTACGAGCTAGATGGCAGTGGCAGCAGCGCTACGGTCGCTATGTCAGCGCGGGCTTTAAAACAGTTCTGACTTCAACCACTGCGGGTTCAGCGAGTAACTTTCTGAACCAGCTTTCGGGTTTGCTGGTGCTGTGGGTAGGGGCTTCTTTGGTACTAGATCAGCAGATGTCTTTAGGTCAACTAATTGCCTTTCGGATTATCTCAGGCTACGTGACTAGCCCATTACTTCGATTGGCACAACTTTGGCAGAACTTCCAAGAAGTAGGGCTTTCCATTGAGCGCCTAAGCGACATTGTAGATGCTGCACCCGAAGCCAACGAACTCGATCGCCAAAATATTCCCATGCCTCCGATCGTAGGAAACGTGCGGTTTGACGATGTGCTATTTCGGTTTGGCACAAGTGGGCCCTGGCAGCTTAACGGCGTAAGTTTGGATTTTGCCGCTGGCTCGTTTGTTGGCATCGTTGGGCAGAGCGGTTCGGGTAAAAGTACCATGATGAAGCTGCTGCCCCGCTTGTATGACTTAGAATCTGGGCGGATTGTGATCGATGGTTACGACATTGCCAAGGTGGAGTTGTACTCGCTGCGGCAACAGGTCGGCATTGTGCCCCAAGATACGCTGTTATTCGATGGCTCTGTTCAGGAAAATATCGCCCTCACCTGCCCCAACGCCTCTTCCGATGAAATTATTAAGGCTGCTAAAGCGGCAGCGGCTCATGAATTCATCATGGAGTTGCCCAATGGCTACAATACTAGGGTAGGAGAACGAGGTTCGGCTCTATCAGGGGGGCAGCGCCAACGCATTGCGATCGCTCGAACTGTTCTTCAGAACCCTAATTTACTGATTTTAGACGAAGCAACTAGCGCCCTAGATTACGACTCTGAACGCCAGGTTTGCCTCAATCTTGCTGAAGTGTTTGCCGATCGCACCGTATTCTTCATTACGCACCGCTTAAGCACCATTAAAAATGCAGATGTGATTCTACTAATGGACAAAGGCTCAGCCGTTGAAATGGGCACCCACGATGAACTGATGGCATTGAAAGGACGGTACTTCTGTCTCTATCAACAACAAGAATCTGAAATGTAA
- a CDS encoding HlyD family efflux transporter periplasmic adaptor subunit has protein sequence MVNKQNGNGNGAGKTNGNGNGKTNSLGLALATDRSTKVRVGASDAGQITRTEVFDQPVVLQQTNLWSRAIVWGIVGVTSFMLIWASFAKIDEAVPAPGQLKPQGSVQPVQAPVGGVVEEILVKDGQRVKRGDVLIRMDTTAAEAERRSSQQILASLERQNQFYRSQLGGVNAPAVGVNVPPEILALATNRAALIDETRLYEAQLGGDSTASGLSAAQRVRIQAGLRESDTRSSAAQFEVAQLQQQLSQAKSQLVAAQKNLTIDESIYGRLKELSIQGGIGTLQVDRQEQQLLESRNEVDRLVQEMARLEYAIAGANEKMQNTMAVTDTDVLGKIAENQKQLASIDTQLNKAIVDNDAQIAELKNKLSQTSVTLKYQELRAPVDGVVFDMKAKGTGFVATTSEPIVQIVPGDGLVAEVYVTNADVGFVRQGMIVDVRVDSFPFSEFGDIKGEVLQIGSDALPPDPEHNFYRFPIKIRLDKQYIETAGQQIPIQSGMSVSANIKIRKRTVMTIVTDQFTRKVDSFQNVR, from the coding sequence ATGGTTAATAAGCAAAACGGCAATGGCAATGGCGCTGGTAAAACGAATGGCAATGGCAACGGTAAAACCAATAGCTTAGGGCTGGCTTTAGCGACCGATCGCTCGACTAAAGTTCGGGTGGGTGCATCAGATGCAGGACAAATTACTCGTACCGAAGTCTTCGATCAGCCTGTTGTGTTGCAGCAAACTAACCTCTGGTCGCGGGCGATCGTTTGGGGAATTGTTGGCGTAACGTCCTTTATGCTCATTTGGGCTTCCTTTGCCAAAATTGACGAAGCCGTACCTGCCCCCGGACAACTCAAGCCTCAAGGAAGTGTCCAGCCCGTCCAGGCTCCAGTCGGCGGCGTGGTGGAAGAAATCTTGGTCAAAGACGGTCAGCGAGTCAAGCGAGGCGATGTGCTGATTCGGATGGATACCACGGCGGCTGAGGCGGAACGGAGGTCAAGCCAACAGATCTTGGCATCTTTGGAGCGCCAAAATCAGTTCTATCGTTCTCAATTGGGTGGCGTTAATGCGCCTGCTGTGGGAGTCAATGTTCCTCCAGAAATTTTGGCGCTCGCTACCAATCGCGCTGCTTTAATTGACGAAACCCGCTTGTACGAGGCTCAGCTTGGCGGCGATTCGACTGCTTCTGGGTTGTCGGCAGCGCAACGGGTGCGAATCCAGGCAGGCTTGCGGGAGTCAGACACGCGGTCTTCGGCGGCTCAGTTTGAGGTGGCTCAGTTGCAACAGCAGCTTAGCCAAGCCAAGAGCCAGCTTGTTGCTGCGCAAAAAAATCTCACGATTGATGAAAGTATTTATGGACGGCTTAAGGAGCTTTCCATTCAAGGTGGCATTGGTACCCTCCAAGTCGATCGCCAGGAGCAGCAATTATTAGAGTCGCGCAATGAGGTCGATCGCCTGGTGCAAGAGATGGCGCGCCTAGAGTACGCGATCGCTGGAGCCAATGAGAAAATGCAAAATACAATGGCGGTGACCGACACCGACGTATTGGGCAAAATTGCCGAAAACCAAAAGCAGCTAGCCAGCATCGATACTCAGCTAAATAAAGCGATCGTGGATAACGACGCGCAAATTGCTGAACTTAAAAATAAGCTGAGTCAGACTTCGGTCACTTTAAAGTATCAAGAACTGCGCGCGCCAGTAGACGGCGTTGTGTTTGATATGAAAGCTAAAGGCACTGGATTTGTTGCCACTACCAGCGAACCGATTGTGCAAATTGTGCCGGGTGATGGTCTGGTAGCTGAGGTCTATGTGACGAATGCGGATGTGGGTTTTGTCCGTCAAGGCATGATTGTCGATGTGCGGGTTGATTCGTTCCCGTTTAGTGAATTTGGGGATATCAAGGGCGAGGTGCTACAAATTGGCTCTGACGCTTTGCCACCCGACCCAGAGCATAATTTCTATCGCTTTCCCATCAAAATCAGGCTCGACAAACAGTATATTGAAACGGCTGGGCAACAGATTCCAATCCAGTCGGGGATGTCGGTGAGCGCCAATATCAAGATTCGTAAACGCACGGTGATGACGATTGTTACCGACCAGTTTACTCGCAAGGTCGATAGTTTCCAGAATGTACGGTAG
- the mutY gene encoding A/G-specific adenine glycosylase, with protein sequence MLQVLRLRQSLLDWYATAGRILPWRKTQDPYAIWISEVMLQQTQVKTVIPYYERWLDWFPAIAPLAAADQQQVLKAWQGLGYYARARNLHRAAQIIATHHNGIFPTDLAIVTTLPGIGRTTAGGILSASFNQATPILDGNVKRVLARLIALPVPPHKALSTLWQHSTELLDPQYPRDFNQALMDLGATVCTPKHPSCFCCPWQTHCQAYNLNKQSEIPMTESRAAIPHKSIGVAVIWNEQGQILIDRRRQEGLLGGLWEFPGGKVESGETIEECIIREIREELGIEITVGDRLITLDHAYSHFRVTLNVHHCQFLSGIPQPLECEEIRWVTVEDLDHFPFPQANVRIIEAIRGEG encoded by the coding sequence ATGTTGCAAGTTCTTCGCCTCCGTCAATCGTTACTCGACTGGTACGCTACTGCTGGTCGGATTTTGCCTTGGCGAAAAACCCAAGATCCCTACGCCATCTGGATCTCGGAAGTCATGCTACAACAAACCCAGGTCAAAACGGTTATTCCGTACTACGAAAGATGGCTAGACTGGTTCCCGGCGATCGCTCCACTTGCCGCCGCCGACCAACAGCAAGTCCTTAAAGCTTGGCAAGGCTTAGGGTATTATGCCCGCGCCCGCAACCTGCACCGCGCGGCACAAATTATTGCGACTCACCACAACGGCATTTTTCCCACTGACCTGGCGATCGTCACGACTTTACCGGGCATCGGACGAACCACTGCGGGCGGTATTCTTAGCGCGTCATTTAACCAAGCTACGCCGATTTTGGATGGCAACGTTAAACGAGTTCTCGCTCGTCTTATTGCCCTGCCTGTGCCGCCTCACAAAGCTCTGAGCACTTTATGGCAGCACTCTACCGAACTGCTCGACCCGCAGTACCCCCGCGACTTCAATCAAGCCTTAATGGATCTGGGTGCAACCGTTTGCACACCCAAACATCCATCTTGCTTCTGTTGCCCCTGGCAAACGCACTGTCAGGCTTACAATTTGAACAAACAATCCGAAATTCCTATGACTGAAAGCCGTGCTGCTATTCCTCATAAATCGATTGGCGTTGCTGTCATTTGGAACGAGCAAGGACAAATTTTAATCGATCGCCGTCGTCAAGAAGGGCTACTGGGCGGACTCTGGGAATTTCCGGGGGGCAAAGTAGAATCCGGGGAAACCATAGAAGAGTGCATTATTCGAGAAATACGTGAAGAGTTAGGCATTGAAATTACCGTTGGCGATCGCCTTATCACCCTCGATCATGCCTACAGCCATTTCCGCGTTACTCTTAACGTTCACCACTGCCAGTTCCTCAGCGGCATTCCCCAACCCCTTGAATGTGAAGAAATCCGTTGGGTTACTGTCGAAGATCTAGACCACTTTCCCTTTCCCCAAGCCAATGTGCGAATTATTGAGGCAATTCGCGGTGAAGGATAA